In a single window of the Vitis vinifera cultivar Pinot Noir 40024 chromosome 6, ASM3070453v1 genome:
- the LOC100260322 gene encoding CAX-interacting protein 4, with protein MPATAGRVRMPANNRVHSSAALQTHGIWQSAIGYDPYAPNKDDAKNSSQPKSSNSEPEAENAYASFQGLLALARITGSNADETRGACKKCGRVGHLTFQCRNFLSIKDDKEKDPDAIQASVLSGLDKLKGNVGKKVNGKGAVEDESESEEEDESESSDSDADSEIERIIAERYEKKGSSKRRSSRKEVSDDDGSDSRERKKRGRSKRRSGKRVSGDLDDDDDESRRKRRKEKRKKRNDSSDEEKSSDEDKEERRLRRRKSRKEKRRRRSHRYSDDSDSSGDSDRHKRKSRRAASLSDSDISGSDDSRVGRGTKRSEKRNRKRHHKLDD; from the coding sequence ATGCCGGCGACAGCAGGTAGGGTTCGTATGCCCGCCAATAATCGGGTGCACAGCAGTGCTGCCCTTCAAACCCATGGAATTTGGCAGAGTGCAATTGGTTATGATCCGTATGCCCCCAATAAGGATGATGCTAAGAATTCCTCCCAACCCAAGTCATCGAATTCCGAACCAGAGGCTGAGAATGCTTATGCTAGTTTCCAAGGTCTCCTTGCCCTTGCCCGCATAACTGGATCTAATGCAGATGAGACTCGTGGAGCATGTAAGAAATGTGGCCGTGTCGGGCACCTCACTTTCCAGTGCCGCAACTTTTTGAGCATTAAGGATGATAAAGAAAAAGACCCAGATGCGATTCAGGCCTCGGTTTTGTCTGGTTTGGATAAGTTGAAGGGGAACGTGGGCAAGAAAGTGAATGGTAAGGGTGCAGTTGAGGATGAGAGTGAAAGTGAGGAAGAGGATGAGAGTGAGAGTTCTGACTCTGATGCTGATTCTGAGATTGAGAGGATTATTGCTGAGAGATATGAAAAGAAGGGTAGTAGCAAAAGGAGGTCATCCAGAAAGGAGGTGTCAGATGATGATGGATCAGATTCTAGGGAGAGGAAGAAGAGAGGTAGGTCAAAGAGAAGGAGTGGGAAGAGGGTAAGTGGTGAtttggatgatgatgatgatgaaagtcgaaggaagaggaggaaggagaagaggaagaagaggaatGATTCATCTGATGAGGAGAAATCATCAGATGAGGATAAGGAGGAGCGTAGACTAAGGAGAAGGAAAAGTAGGAAGgagaagaggaggaggagaagtCATCGCTATTCTGATGATTCGGATTCATCAGGGGATTCTGATAGGCATAAGCGGAAGAGCAGAAGGGCTGCATCATTGTCTGATTCTGATATCAGTGGCTCGGATGATTCGCGGGTTGGCAGGGGCACAAAGCGGTCTGAAAAGAGGAATAGGAAACGGCATCACAAACTTGATGATTAA
- the LOC104879618 gene encoding RING-H2 finger protein ATL14, translating to MDVPASQPFPSLPSLPHPFPPFLPTDHSMVFRILNMSAIPLIVFLVLICACITRIFRIGYNDHETAADAPDTDHYRDLLFQLRSHHSERLRELMQGIKELVMEASDGFVYDQTKGIKGCESGEKSSSINTGCVICLEDFKDGDVCRALPECHHVFHKECVVSWLMQSNSCPICRAFTAVFVRRLPV from the coding sequence ATGGATGTCCCGGCTTCTCAACCCTTTCCATCACTCCCATCTCTCCCTCACCCTTTCCCTCCTTTTCTTCCCACCGATCATTCGATGGTTTTTCGCATCTTGAATATGTCCGCTATCCCACTCATCGTCTTCCTGGTCCTCATCTGTGCTTGCATCACCAGAATATTCAGAATTGGATACAATGATCATGAAACTGCTGCAGATGCTCCAGATACTGATCACTATCGTGATCTTCTTTTTCAGCTCCGTTCCCATCACTCTGAAAGATTACGCGAGCTTATGCAAGGAATAAAAGAGCTGGTGATGGAAGCATCAGATGGTTTTGTGTATGATCAAACTAAGGGCATTAAAGGCTGTGAAAGTGGAGAAAAGTCCAGCAGTATTAATACTGGATGTGTCATCTGCTTGGAAGACTTCAAAGATGGAGACGTATGTAGGGCTCTTCCCGAATGCCACCATGTCTTCCATAAAGAATGCGTAGTCTCATGGCTGATGCAGAGCAATTCCTGCCCTATCTGCCGTGCCTTCACTGCCGTCTTTGTCCGAAGGCTGCCTGTGTGA
- the LOC104879547 gene encoding RING-H2 finger protein ATL56-like: protein MDLPLASHPLPQLPSPPPPPLPPTPPPLPNADVVASVLIGFFSIFTAPLFIFLVVLTLCGWLKRFFRRRDDHQTPEPDIEIGATNLYHDHRPPSHDFSPRTHDDISQRSVEEKWMEVAPSFVFDKSRAEEGGMKGNDECVICLEDIKDGEICRVLPECSHVFHKACVGLWLMKKRVCPICRLRVKDTVPNLD from the coding sequence ATGGACCTCCCCCTAGCTTCTCATCCTCTTCCACAACTACCatcacccccacccccaccccttCCTCCTACCCCTCCCCCTCTTCCTAATGCTGATGTTGTTGCTTCAGTACTCATTGGCTTCTTTTCTATATTCACTGCCCCACTGTTCATCTTTTTGGTTGTCCTCACCCTCTGCGGTTGGCTCAAGCGTTTCTTCAGAAGGAGAGATGATCATCAAACTCCAGAGCCGGATATCGAAATCGGAGCTACAAATCTTTATCATGATCATCGCCCCCCTTCTCATGATTTTAGTCCAAGAACACATGATGATATTAGTCAAAGATCTGTAGAGGAGAAGTGGATGGAAGTAGCGCCAAGCTTTGTGTTTGATAAAAGTAGGGCTGAGGAAGGTGGAATGAAGGGTAACGATGAATGTGTGATATGCTTGGAAGACATTAAAGATGGAGAGATATGTAGGGTTCTTCCTGAATGCAGCCATGTCTTCCATAAAGCATGTGTAGGCTTATGGCTGATGAAGAAAAGGGTCTGCCCCATATGCCGTCTTCGTGTTAAAGATACTGTACCAAATCTTGATTAG
- the LOC100265539 gene encoding target of rapamycin complex subunit LST8, whose product MAQPSVILATASYDHTIKFWEAESGRCYRTIQYPEFNVNRLDITPNKKYLAAAGNPHIRLFDINSSGHQPIMSYDSHTNNVTAVGFQCDGNWMYSGSEDGTVKIWDLRAPGCQREYESRAAVNTVVLHPNQTELISGDQNGNIRVWDLIANSCSCELVPEEDTAVRSLTVMWDGSLVVAANNRGTCYVWRLLRGTQTMTNFEPLHKLQAHSGYILKCLLSPELCDPQRYLATASSDHTVKIWNVDGFTLEKTLIGHQRWVWDCVFSANGEYLITASSDTTARLWTLSTAEAIRVFNGHHKATVCCALNDGPEYLSS is encoded by the exons ATGGCCCAACCATCAGTGATCCTCGCTACGGCCAGCTACGATCACACAATCAAGTTCTGGGAAGCCGAGAGTGGTCGGTGCTATCGGACTATTCAGTACCCAGAATTT AATGTTAATCGACTTGATATAACCCCAAATAAGAAGTACTTGGCTGCAGCTGGAAATCCCCACATTCGACTATTTGACATTAACTCCAGTGGTCACCAACCT ATCATGAGCTATGATTCACATACCAACAATGTCACAGCAGTGGGGTTTCAATGTGATGGAAATTGGATGTATTCTGGTTCTGAAGATGGCACAGTAAAGATTTgggatttgag GGCTCCAGGGTGTCAACGGGAATATGAAAGCCGTGCAGCTGTTAACACTGTTGTCCTGCATCCAAATCAG ACAGAACTAATATCTGGAGACCAAAATGGAAATATTCGAGTTTGGGATTTGATAGCAAATTCATGCAGCTGTGAATTG GTACCAGAAGAAGATACAGCTGTGCGCTCTCTAACTGTAATGTGGGATGGGAGCTTGGTTGTGGCTGCAAATAATCGTGGAACATGCTATGTCTGGCGCTTGTTGCGAGGGACCCAG ACTATGACCAATTTTGAGCCGCTTCATAAACTTCAAGCACACAGTGGCTACATTCTTAAGTGTTTGCTCTCACCTGAGCTCTGTGACCCTCAACG ATATCTGGCTACAGCATCATCTGATCATACTGTTAAGATATGGAATGTGGATGGTTTCACCTTAGAGAAAACTCTAATTG GACACCAACGGTGGGTTTGGGACTGTGTCTTTTCTGCTAATGGTGAATATCTAATCACAG CTTCCTCGGATACAACAGCCAGACTTTGGACACTGTCAACCGCAGAAGCCATCCGAGTGTTCAATGGGCACCACAAAGCAACAGTGTGTTGTGCCCTCAACGATGGCCCTGAATATTTGTCTTCTTGA
- the LOC100253587 gene encoding glucan endo-1,3-beta-glucosidase encodes MAAKLPSLLLLLVLFHNLSAVYSIGVNYGTVADNLASPSEVAAFIKDKTIFDRVKIFDTNPDIINAFANTGIGLTVTVVNLDIPKLVHPNEATNWVATNIVPFYQKTKINYICVGNEITMSGISDLIVNLVPAMKAIHAALQAAGINDIKVTTPHPFSIMASSSPPSSGKFAMEFEQSLLIPMLQFHRETNSPFMVNPYPYFAYSGDLRNFLLFGENEGAHDQATGLTYTNMFDAMVDSVYSAMKSAGFGDVSLVVGETGWSSVGDPGRGIGMEEAKLYNSNLIKHITSGKGTPLMPGKPLETYIFALFNENQKPGPSEQNFGLLKPDFSPVYESGCLRGGQQVQEFETAQPLEGEKTWCVPKRGVPIASLQLNLDFACATGVDCTAIQKGGDCSIPYSVWSHASYAMNSYYQTHGRTMESCDFKNTGRVTTINPSYAQCIYLS; translated from the exons ATGGCGGCAAAACTACCGtctcttctcctcctcctcgtTCTCTTCCACAACTTGTCTGCCGTGTATTCAATTGGAGTCAACTACGGCACTGTCGCAGACAACCTGGCATCACCATCTGAAGTGGCGGCCTTTATCAAAGATAAAACCATCTTTGACAGAGTGAAGATCTTCGACACCAACCCCGATATCATCAACGCGTTCGCCAACACTGGCATTGGCTTGACTGTCACCGTCGTCAATTTGGATATCCCCAAACTCGTTCACCCCAACGAGGCTACTAACTGGGTCGCCACCAACATCGTCCCATTCTaccaaaaaaccaaaatcaaCTACATCTGTGTTGGTAACGAGATCACCATGTCCGGCATTAGTGACCTCATCGTAAACCTCGTTCCGGCGATGAAGGCGATCCACGCGGCTCTACAAGCCGCTGGCATCAATGACATTAAGGTCACAACTCCTCACCCTTTCAGTATAATGGCCAGCTCCAGCCCACCCAGCTCTGGTAAATTTGCGATGGAATTCGAACAGAGCTTATTGATCCCGATGCTCCAATTTCACCGGGAAACCAACTCTCCGTTCATGGTGAACCCCTACCCCTACTTTGCATACTCTGGGGATCTCAGGAACTTCTTGTTGTTCGGTGAAAACGAGGGCGCACACGACCAGGCAACTGGGCTTACCTACACTAACATGTTCGATGCTATGGTCGACTCTGTTTACTCCGCCATGAAGAGCGCGGGTTTCGGCGACGTCAGCCTTGTTGTGGGCGAAACCGGGTGGTCGTCGGTGGGTGACCCCGGCAGAGGTATTGGGATGGAGGAAGCCAAACTTTATAACTCAAACCTCATCAAGCACATTACCTCCGGCAAAGGGACGCCACTGATGCCTGGAAAACCCTTGGAAACCTACATTTTCGCTTTGTTCAACGAGAACCAGAAACCGGGCCCTTCAGAGCAGAATTTTGGGCTGTTGAAACCCGACTTCAGTCCCGTCTACGAGTCGGGTTGTTTACGAGGAGGCCAGCAAGTGCAGGAATTTGAGACAGCCCAG CCTCTTGAAGGGGAGAAAACATGGTGCGTTCCTAAACGCGGCGTCCCCATTGCCTCGCTGCAGTTGAATTTAGACTTTGCATGCGCCACCGGTGTGGATTGCACAGCGATACAAAAGGGAGGGGATTGCTCCATCCCCTACAGCGTGTGGTCACATGCAAGCTACGCCATGAACAGTTACTATCAAACCCATGGTCGCACCATGGAGAGCTGCGATTTCAAGAACACCGGAAGAGTCACCACTATCAACCCCA GTTATGCACAGTGTATCTACCTTTCTTGA